Proteins encoded together in one Orrella marina window:
- a CDS encoding alpha/beta fold hydrolase, which yields MRARKESTVGGYVHFDIGGVTHRVYYETAGQGQPLLCLHTAGSDTRQFRGLLNSQRVTENHQVICFDMPFHGKSSPPEGWHTKPYQLTSDTYVEMILAFMQAMEIERPITMGCSIGGRVVLHIALRAPSSFKALIGLQSGAHVEPYYDLQWLHRPDIHGGEVCAGIVSGLIAPGSPEKERWETLWHYMQSGPGVFKGDLHFYKSEGDLRGIVENIDTSNCPLYLLTGEYDYSCTPEDSQELASLVRGSKLTIMKDMGHFPMSEHPEHFIDYLMPVLEDIRRG from the coding sequence ATGCGCGCTAGAAAAGAGTCCACCGTTGGCGGCTATGTCCACTTTGACATTGGAGGAGTGACGCACCGTGTCTACTACGAAACAGCGGGACAGGGTCAGCCACTGCTGTGCCTGCATACAGCAGGAAGCGACACCAGACAATTTCGTGGTCTGCTAAACAGCCAGCGAGTCACCGAGAATCATCAGGTCATCTGTTTTGATATGCCTTTTCACGGCAAGTCATCGCCACCTGAGGGCTGGCACACAAAACCGTATCAACTGACCAGCGACACCTACGTCGAAATGATTCTGGCCTTCATGCAGGCCATGGAGATCGAGCGTCCCATCACGATGGGTTGTTCGATTGGTGGTCGGGTCGTTTTACATATCGCGCTGAGAGCGCCCTCAAGCTTCAAAGCCCTGATCGGTCTGCAATCTGGTGCGCACGTCGAACCCTATTACGATCTCCAATGGTTGCACCGACCCGACATTCACGGCGGTGAAGTCTGCGCGGGTATCGTGTCCGGGCTGATTGCACCCGGTTCGCCTGAGAAAGAACGATGGGAGACGCTCTGGCACTACATGCAGTCTGGTCCGGGCGTCTTTAAGGGAGATCTCCATTTTTACAAATCGGAGGGCGATTTGCGGGGCATTGTCGAGAACATCGACACGAGCAACTGTCCCCTGTATCTCCTGACGGGTGAATACGACTATTCCTGTACACCAGAGGACAGTCAGGAACTTGCGTCTCTTGTTCGGGGCTCAAAGCTCACGATCATGAAGGACATGGGTCATTTCCCGATGAGTGAGCACCCGGAACATTTCATTGACTACCTCATGCCGGTCCTGGAAGACATTCGAAGGGGCTAG
- a CDS encoding TRAP transporter substrate-binding protein, producing MMTRKFATISAGLLAACTALAVAPASAQTKLSVVHGSPVKHVVSILGAEPWMTCVKEKAGKEVDFNYYPAGQISKTPELLRALDSGVADLAPVPIGYVSDEMPLSGVVMLPGLGSTSTEIVTAYSKAIRPGGILSKEFEQLDIVPIWAMAFPPYQIVSTRGKINSLDDFKGRVVRSAGGAMNLAIQQLGGSPAEIAIGETYIALERGTADSTISAFASVKPFSLQEIMKSMSSNGAFGTFSNVMAMKKDKFDALSPETQKVFIDCGIQTEQKFAQTMDAEAKELAKEFAALGIDIYEFTPENLAAINGALGNVQSDWVKRLSGRGLPAQETLDGYKTLLGVK from the coding sequence ATGATGACTAGAAAGTTCGCGACGATCTCAGCCGGACTGCTTGCTGCCTGTACTGCGCTGGCGGTTGCGCCAGCAAGTGCCCAGACCAAACTTTCAGTTGTGCATGGCAGTCCGGTCAAGCACGTTGTTTCCATTCTGGGTGCAGAACCCTGGATGACGTGTGTGAAGGAGAAAGCTGGCAAGGAGGTTGATTTCAACTACTATCCAGCCGGCCAGATTTCCAAGACGCCTGAATTGCTTCGGGCGCTTGATAGTGGCGTGGCGGACCTGGCTCCGGTTCCAATTGGCTACGTTTCAGATGAAATGCCCCTGAGTGGCGTGGTGATGTTGCCTGGCCTTGGAAGTACTTCGACAGAGATTGTCACGGCTTATTCAAAGGCCATTCGCCCGGGTGGCATTCTGTCCAAGGAGTTTGAACAGCTTGATATTGTTCCGATCTGGGCCATGGCGTTTCCGCCTTATCAGATCGTATCCACCAGAGGTAAGATCAACTCACTGGATGACTTCAAGGGTCGTGTCGTGAGGTCCGCTGGTGGTGCAATGAATCTGGCTATTCAGCAGCTTGGTGGCTCTCCGGCAGAAATCGCAATTGGTGAAACCTATATCGCACTGGAACGTGGCACAGCTGACAGCACCATTTCGGCATTCGCCAGCGTCAAGCCGTTCAGCTTGCAGGAAATCATGAAAAGCATGAGTTCCAATGGTGCGTTCGGTACGTTCTCTAATGTCATGGCCATGAAGAAAGACAAATTCGATGCGTTGTCGCCTGAGACTCAGAAGGTGTTCATAGATTGTGGGATCCAGACCGAGCAAAAGTTTGCGCAAACCATGGATGCCGAAGCCAAAGAGCTGGCTAAGGAATTCGCTGCACTAGGTATCGATATTTACGAGTTCACCCCCGAGAATCTGGCTGCGATCAATGGGGCACTGGGTAACGTTCAGAGCGACTGGGTCAAGCGACTGAGCGGACGAGGTCTGCCAGCTCAAGAGACACTGGATGGATACAAGACTCTGCTGGGCGTGAAGTAA
- a CDS encoding TRAP transporter small permease, with amino-acid sequence MNKLHGVLDRFVQVLENIGAVIAGSVLLFCMVLVSFDALLRYAFAAPLTFQLHLTQYYLLVLLTMLGLSWGYRSGGSIQITFLVNRLPENIRGLVARAGLLASSAYVAVLAVKAWEVFERAWVRDTVVMGVIDWPVAWSWIWVPIGCALLSTRLLLDATASRLRVMGGAH; translated from the coding sequence ATGAACAAACTGCATGGTGTGCTAGACCGGTTCGTCCAGGTTCTGGAAAACATTGGGGCCGTCATCGCGGGTTCGGTGCTGCTCTTCTGCATGGTGCTGGTGTCGTTTGATGCCTTGTTGCGGTATGCATTCGCTGCACCGCTTACCTTTCAGTTGCATCTTACCCAGTATTACCTTTTGGTCTTGCTGACCATGCTCGGTCTGTCCTGGGGGTATCGCTCGGGCGGATCCATCCAGATTACGTTTCTGGTCAACCGACTACCGGAGAACATCCGTGGTCTGGTCGCCAGAGCTGGGCTGCTTGCGTCATCGGCCTACGTGGCCGTTCTTGCGGTGAAAGCCTGGGAGGTTTTTGAGAGGGCATGGGTTAGAGACACTGTCGTCATGGGTGTCATCGACTGGCCTGTTGCCTGGTCCTGGATCTGGGTGCCGATCGGTTGTGCATTGCTCAGCACCCGGCTGTTGCTGGATGCCACCGCGTCCAGACTCAGAGTGATGGGCGGCGCCCACTGA
- a CDS encoding TRAP transporter large permease yields the protein MDILIGVGLLLALIVSGIPVGFALGISGVISLFMMVPTPVVMGLMAEVVHHTASNYVLLTIPMFVLMAELLTASGMAKDLMIACNRLLGKIKGGLAMACVLAGSVLAAASGSSTASVASIASAAFPTMKSLGYDEGFSIGTMAIAGTLAIMIPPSIAFVVYGIITEESIGRLFIAGMIPGLMTALGYVLTISVAVRVWPHLAPDPKKIAEQMKQGGTALQQYGKVWPVVLLVIIVMGALYSGLATPTEVGAIGAFGALLISMMLGRMSRKAVIRATGNTLRTTSMIVTIIFGAMLFGYFMAYTQVTDAMIQWIADVGLSPYVVLLLIVFVYLMLGMFMDQFAIIVLTVPVSHAVLTGLGFDGVWLGIIIVKTAEIGLVTPPLGLNVFVASGVTGVSPQNGFKGAAPFIVMDLVILGLLLAFPAISLFLPELLR from the coding sequence ATGGATATCCTGATCGGTGTCGGTTTGCTGCTAGCACTCATTGTGTCTGGCATTCCTGTCGGTTTTGCACTTGGAATTTCTGGTGTTATCAGCCTTTTCATGATGGTTCCAACCCCTGTCGTGATGGGCTTGATGGCTGAAGTCGTCCACCATACGGCTTCCAATTATGTCTTGCTTACGATTCCGATGTTCGTATTGATGGCGGAGCTTCTGACCGCGAGCGGCATGGCAAAAGATTTGATGATTGCCTGCAACCGTCTGCTGGGCAAGATCAAGGGTGGGCTGGCCATGGCCTGTGTGCTGGCCGGTTCGGTACTGGCTGCCGCATCGGGAAGTAGCACGGCTTCGGTCGCATCAATCGCTAGTGCGGCCTTTCCGACAATGAAGAGTCTGGGCTACGACGAAGGCTTCTCGATTGGGACCATGGCGATTGCCGGAACACTCGCGATCATGATCCCACCTTCGATTGCGTTTGTGGTTTACGGCATCATCACTGAAGAAAGTATCGGCAGACTTTTTATTGCAGGCATGATTCCCGGTCTGATGACTGCGCTGGGATACGTGCTGACTATCTCGGTTGCCGTTAGAGTGTGGCCACATCTCGCACCTGATCCAAAGAAAATTGCCGAACAGATGAAGCAAGGCGGAACGGCGCTGCAGCAATACGGAAAAGTATGGCCAGTCGTGTTGCTGGTGATCATCGTGATGGGTGCGCTTTACAGCGGACTTGCCACCCCGACCGAGGTTGGGGCGATCGGAGCCTTTGGTGCGCTGTTGATCAGCATGATGCTCGGGAGAATGTCCCGCAAGGCGGTCATTCGGGCGACGGGAAACACGCTCAGAACGACCTCCATGATTGTCACCATCATCTTTGGTGCAATGCTATTTGGCTACTTCATGGCCTACACGCAGGTTACTGACGCGATGATTCAATGGATTGCCGATGTCGGACTGTCGCCCTACGTCGTTTTGTTGTTGATCGTGTTTGTGTATCTGATGCTTGGCATGTTCATGGATCAGTTCGCCATCATCGTTCTGACTGTACCGGTCTCACATGCGGTGTTGACCGGGCTCGGGTTTGATGGAGTCTGGCTTGGAATCATTATTGTCAAAACCGCTGAGATCGGATTGGTGACACCGCCCCTGGGGTTGAATGTTTTTGTCGCATCTGGCGTCACAGGCGTCAGTCCGCAGAACGGCTTTAAAGGGGCTGCGCCATTCATCGTCATGGATCTAGTGATTCTAGGCCTGTTGCTGGCATTCCCGGCCATTTCCTTGTTCCTTCCAGAACTGTTGCGCTAG
- a CDS encoding fumarylacetoacetate hydrolase family protein, protein MKLVSVVNRGEVRIGALRADNIIDLRMAYEKWLATASALERQPENGIRVPCSMIELLGLGETALRQLGFVAAQADSRCFLDQSAWRIIAPLPNPGKIIGVGRNYGAHSQEGGMARQEEPRLFVKLSSSVIGPGEHIVSPASVHKLDWEVELAAVVGSVMRNMSVSECMQRVAGYTLLNDISAREFQFDVTPPQTTFAKSMDTFTPLGPCIVTCDEISDPGNLDLKCWVNDELVQDGSTSDMIFPVGYILSYISRFITLDPGDVIATGTPAGVGHFMKPPRYLQSGDRVRLFCPAIGELHNTVE, encoded by the coding sequence ATGAAGCTGGTGAGTGTGGTGAATCGAGGTGAGGTGAGAATCGGTGCCTTGCGGGCAGACAACATCATTGACCTGCGGATGGCCTACGAGAAATGGCTGGCCACCGCTTCTGCCTTGGAACGTCAGCCAGAAAATGGCATCAGAGTCCCTTGTTCCATGATCGAACTGCTTGGACTGGGAGAAACTGCGTTGCGCCAGCTTGGATTCGTCGCGGCACAGGCTGATTCACGGTGTTTTCTGGACCAGAGCGCCTGGAGAATCATTGCGCCGCTACCGAACCCCGGAAAGATTATTGGCGTGGGTCGTAACTACGGAGCGCATTCACAGGAAGGTGGAATGGCCCGGCAGGAGGAACCCAGGCTTTTTGTCAAGCTCAGTTCATCTGTGATAGGTCCAGGCGAGCACATTGTGAGTCCGGCATCGGTGCACAAGCTCGACTGGGAGGTGGAGTTGGCGGCTGTAGTCGGATCGGTCATGCGCAACATGTCGGTCAGCGAGTGCATGCAAAGAGTCGCTGGATACACTCTCCTGAACGATATTTCGGCCCGAGAGTTTCAGTTTGATGTCACGCCACCGCAGACCACCTTCGCAAAAAGTATGGACACCTTCACTCCTCTTGGACCGTGCATCGTCACATGCGACGAGATTTCAGATCCGGGCAATCTTGATCTCAAATGCTGGGTCAACGATGAACTGGTCCAGGATGGCAGCACGAGTGACATGATTTTTCCGGTCGGGTACATCCTGTCTTACATCAGTCGCTTCATTACCCTCGATCCGGGCGACGTTATTGCGACGGGGACACCCGCTGGAGTGGGGCATTTCATGAAACCGCCCAGGTATCTGCAATCTGGCGATCGGGTCAGGTTGTTTTGCCCGGCAATTGGTGAGTTACACAATACAGTCGAGTGA
- a CDS encoding TauD/TfdA dioxygenase family protein, giving the protein MANNLTIEPTGQTLGARIHGVNLAEPLDQQTFDQVVNALGDYGVICFPCQKVDPEQQKAFSSRFGSLETNVANMYQIPGHPEVMILSNMKENGKPVGIGDAGQGWHTDMSYSKTIAFANVLHAIKIPRRNGKALGGTQFANMHQAYEDLPQDIKDRLANATALHDFNKFWEMMRRREGSLRPPLTEEQRRRKPPVNHPVFLTHPITGKKVLYANPGYVMKINELSQEESDRMIAYLFEHQLQDKYIYTHEWNEGDVLMWENIGTLHNALSDYGPDEHRYIHRCQVMADWIFESPYAKASGAYGQTV; this is encoded by the coding sequence ATGGCTAACAACCTGACAATTGAACCGACTGGCCAGACCCTGGGAGCACGTATTCACGGGGTAAATCTGGCTGAACCACTAGATCAACAGACATTTGACCAGGTGGTCAACGCGCTGGGTGATTACGGAGTGATCTGTTTTCCCTGTCAGAAGGTGGATCCCGAGCAGCAGAAGGCATTCAGTTCAAGATTTGGTTCGCTTGAAACCAATGTCGCCAACATGTACCAGATCCCGGGACACCCAGAAGTGATGATTCTTTCGAACATGAAAGAAAACGGTAAACCGGTTGGCATCGGCGATGCGGGACAAGGCTGGCACACGGACATGTCTTATAGCAAGACGATTGCCTTTGCAAATGTGCTGCATGCGATCAAGATTCCAAGGCGCAACGGCAAGGCGCTGGGAGGTACCCAGTTTGCCAACATGCACCAAGCATATGAAGATCTGCCTCAGGATATAAAAGACAGACTCGCCAACGCCACGGCATTGCATGATTTCAACAAATTCTGGGAAATGATGAGAAGGCGAGAGGGCAGCCTCAGACCACCGCTCACCGAGGAACAGCGCCGGCGCAAACCTCCTGTCAATCATCCGGTGTTTCTGACTCATCCGATCACGGGCAAGAAAGTTCTCTACGCCAATCCCGGGTATGTGATGAAGATCAACGAACTCTCCCAGGAAGAAAGTGACCGGATGATCGCCTATCTCTTCGAGCACCAGTTACAGGACAAGTACATTTACACACATGAGTGGAACGAGGGGGATGTGCTGATGTGGGAGAACATTGGTACCTTGCACAATGCACTCTCCGACTACGGGCCAGACGAACATCGATACATTCATCGCTGCCAGGTGATGGCTGACTGGATTTTTGAGTCACCTTACGCCAAAGCCAGTGGTGCATATGGTCAGACAGTGTAA
- a CDS encoding flavin reductase family protein, protein MYYESGHGHGLPHNPFKAIIAPRPIGWISTVDSSGRANLAPYSFFNAVSSSPDMIAFTSEGLKDSARHARDSGEFVFNLVTMPLLDKMNLSSASVASDISEFDFADIEMAESRIVKAPRVAQSPAAIECKVVMFSEFTQLSGQPTDRYLIVGQVVGVHIQDEYIVDGQFDMVKAQTVARCGYRDYCRVGDVFEVMRPDDLAQ, encoded by the coding sequence ATGTATTACGAATCGGGTCATGGGCATGGCTTGCCCCACAATCCATTCAAAGCGATCATTGCGCCGCGTCCGATAGGATGGATCTCGACTGTTGACTCCAGCGGCCGGGCCAATCTGGCTCCGTACAGCTTTTTTAATGCGGTCTCAAGCAGTCCTGACATGATCGCGTTTACCAGCGAGGGATTGAAGGACAGTGCCCGGCACGCTCGCGACAGTGGCGAATTTGTGTTCAACCTTGTAACGATGCCGCTACTCGACAAGATGAATCTGAGTTCGGCTTCGGTCGCATCAGATATCAGTGAATTCGACTTTGCCGACATAGAGATGGCCGAGAGCCGGATTGTGAAGGCACCGAGAGTTGCACAGTCTCCAGCCGCGATCGAGTGCAAAGTCGTCATGTTCAGCGAGTTCACCCAGCTCTCAGGTCAACCTACTGATCGGTATCTGATTGTCGGTCAGGTGGTGGGCGTTCACATTCAGGATGAGTACATCGTGGATGGACAGTTTGACATGGTCAAGGCACAAACAGTCGCGCGGTGTGGTTATCGAGATTACTGTCGTGTTGGCGATGTGTTCGAGGTGATGCGACCTGATGATCTTGCTCAATGA
- a CDS encoding LysR family transcriptional regulator encodes MLNGSELVNLSLFARRLASFVVVAETLNFRKAANIIGRSQPAITAQIQQLEEYLGVSLFVRSTRQVRLTVAGADLLDRSKKLLVDTDRLVADFRSHASVDKGQVYVSFAPTVAFGLIPPSLKVFQEHYPNVKVLLREDLGNEMLSAVSGGSIDFGIGPYKSVPGGVSFEPIFEQPFFLIILQDHPLAARGFARPKDLVSLNLVSSSIGTTAREVLDKAARENGLTFDIRYEALQYPTLFSLAAAGLGATVMPAVNPELLKALGLVAIPIRSLRMSRTVGLIRRVGEKLSPAADAFLRTVILTVEQERRHLGLDERG; translated from the coding sequence ATGTTAAATGGTTCAGAACTCGTCAATCTGTCCTTGTTTGCGCGTCGTCTTGCCTCTTTTGTGGTGGTTGCCGAGACATTGAATTTCAGGAAGGCCGCAAATATCATCGGGAGATCACAGCCAGCAATCACCGCCCAGATACAACAGCTTGAGGAGTATCTGGGGGTGTCGTTGTTTGTCCGGTCGACTCGCCAGGTACGTTTGACGGTTGCGGGGGCCGATCTGCTTGATCGCTCCAAGAAGCTTCTCGTTGACACTGATCGCCTGGTTGCCGACTTCCGGTCGCACGCATCCGTTGATAAAGGGCAGGTCTACGTCTCGTTCGCACCAACAGTGGCATTTGGTCTGATCCCGCCATCGCTAAAGGTCTTTCAGGAGCACTACCCGAACGTGAAGGTGCTACTGCGAGAGGATCTGGGAAATGAGATGCTGTCCGCAGTGTCAGGGGGATCAATCGATTTTGGGATCGGTCCCTACAAGAGCGTTCCTGGTGGTGTTTCATTCGAACCTATTTTCGAGCAACCGTTCTTTTTGATCATTCTTCAGGATCACCCGCTTGCGGCCAGAGGCTTTGCGCGTCCTAAGGATCTGGTATCGCTGAACCTGGTGAGTTCGTCTATTGGCACGACCGCACGCGAAGTGCTCGACAAGGCGGCCAGGGAGAACGGGTTGACGTTTGATATTCGATATGAGGCGCTGCAGTATCCTACACTGTTTTCGCTGGCGGCGGCCGGATTAGGCGCGACCGTCATGCCTGCCGTCAATCCGGAATTACTCAAGGCACTTGGCCTGGTCGCGATTCCGATCCGTTCCTTGCGGATGTCCCGCACCGTTGGTCTGATCCGACGGGTTGGAGAGAAACTGTCCCCGGCTGCTGACGCTTTCCTCCGAACAGTCATCCTGACAGTCGAGCAGGAGAGGAGACATCTGGGGCTTGATGAAAGAGGATGA
- a CDS encoding SDR family oxidoreductase, translating to MNKTQQPGAVLVTGGSRGIGRSTAIEAARAGYPVCITYVQNETEAHSVVEQAKSYGVQARAIQADVGDLTQVRSLFEALDVDFPPLYGLVNNAGIIGQRGSMLDISAESVADVFAVNVLGLIECCRQFLLRVDRVPEGSGRECVGVIVNLSSGAAQEGAPFHYIPYGASKAAVETFSVGLAKEVAAKGVRVNVVSPGVIDTDIHYPDGVRKSMEALAQTIAMGRMGTPQEIAHAIMWMLSAEASYVSGAVLRVAGGGRILRRT from the coding sequence ATGAACAAGACGCAACAACCCGGTGCTGTGCTGGTAACAGGGGGGAGCCGGGGGATCGGCCGCTCAACCGCGATTGAGGCAGCCAGGGCAGGTTACCCGGTCTGTATCACGTATGTGCAGAACGAAACCGAAGCGCACTCTGTCGTTGAACAGGCGAAGTCCTATGGCGTACAGGCTCGGGCGATCCAGGCCGATGTGGGCGATCTCACACAGGTGCGATCGCTGTTTGAGGCACTCGATGTCGACTTTCCTCCACTCTATGGCTTGGTGAACAATGCCGGCATCATCGGCCAGAGAGGTTCTATGCTGGATATTTCGGCCGAGTCGGTAGCCGATGTGTTCGCAGTCAACGTGCTTGGATTAATCGAGTGCTGCCGACAGTTTCTGCTTCGTGTTGACCGGGTGCCAGAAGGTAGCGGTCGCGAATGCGTTGGTGTAATCGTGAACCTGTCGTCAGGTGCTGCTCAAGAGGGAGCTCCTTTTCACTACATTCCATATGGTGCCTCCAAGGCGGCAGTTGAAACCTTCTCGGTTGGACTGGCCAAGGAAGTCGCCGCGAAAGGTGTGAGGGTGAATGTTGTCTCTCCTGGGGTGATAGATACGGATATTCATTATCCAGACGGGGTCCGCAAGTCGATGGAGGCGCTGGCACAGACGATTGCGATGGGGCGTATGGGAACACCACAGGAAATTGCGCACGCGATCATGTGGATGTTGTCCGCCGAGGCATCTTATGTTTCCGGTGCGGTCTTACGCGTGGCGGGCGGTGGCCGGATCTTGCGTCGGACCTGA
- a CDS encoding alpha-hydroxy acid oxidase: MKQNSLLEKRAARAHCVEDFWPLARGCLPRSIYDFFDGAAEDELALTRNRDRWRQITLGPKVLVDVKKVDLSCEIIGGHSPMPLAVAPTGGVGFGRHGGDIAIARAAATMGIPYTLSTSATASIEQIALAAPGRLWFQAYILSDKDELQRLIDRAFSADYEGLMITVDLPVGGKRERDLHHQLSFPLKFTPRNVLGFAARPAWALRMLTQGVPVMENLKEMQRRSASTVRKSTSSVGKHYDPSFNWNDLQKIRDGWKRKLIVKGVVRPDDAVRLVEMGIDAVIVSNHGGRQLDAAPATCDALPGIVRAVNGRVPVLVDGGIRRGVDVVKARAMGAQGVLVGRATLFGALAAGEPGAIRALEILQDEAARAMRLSGITRIEDIDSSLLFTSECGS, encoded by the coding sequence ATGAAACAGAACTCGCTGCTTGAAAAACGTGCCGCCAGAGCCCATTGCGTAGAGGATTTCTGGCCGCTTGCACGAGGCTGTCTGCCGCGAAGTATTTATGACTTTTTTGACGGAGCAGCCGAGGACGAGTTGGCGCTCACGAGAAACCGTGATCGATGGCGCCAGATCACGCTGGGTCCCAAAGTGCTGGTCGATGTGAAGAAAGTTGATCTGAGTTGCGAGATCATCGGAGGACACAGCCCGATGCCCCTTGCTGTGGCACCAACGGGTGGGGTGGGTTTTGGACGGCACGGAGGGGATATTGCCATTGCAAGGGCAGCTGCAACAATGGGCATTCCGTATACTCTGTCCACGTCTGCTACAGCATCGATCGAACAGATTGCACTGGCAGCACCAGGAAGGTTGTGGTTTCAGGCGTACATCCTCAGTGATAAGGACGAGCTCCAGAGACTCATTGATCGAGCTTTTTCGGCTGACTATGAAGGATTGATGATCACCGTCGATCTGCCTGTCGGTGGCAAGCGTGAGCGCGATTTGCATCATCAACTGTCGTTTCCGCTGAAATTTACCCCACGCAATGTGCTGGGTTTTGCTGCGCGTCCCGCCTGGGCTTTGCGCATGCTCACGCAAGGGGTTCCCGTGATGGAGAATCTCAAAGAAATGCAGAGGCGATCGGCGAGCACTGTGCGCAAGTCAACGTCGTCTGTTGGCAAGCACTATGACCCGTCGTTTAACTGGAACGATCTTCAGAAGATCCGAGATGGCTGGAAACGCAAACTGATCGTCAAAGGGGTGGTCCGGCCAGACGACGCAGTGCGGCTAGTCGAAATGGGGATTGATGCCGTGATTGTTTCCAACCATGGCGGCAGGCAGCTTGACGCTGCACCGGCGACTTGCGATGCCTTGCCTGGTATTGTGCGTGCAGTCAATGGCCGGGTTCCTGTCCTTGTGGATGGCGGCATCCGTCGCGGTGTGGATGTCGTGAAAGCGCGTGCCATGGGTGCACAAGGTGTGCTTGTTGGGCGAGCAACCCTTTTCGGTGCGCTTGCGGCTGGCGAACCTGGCGCAATCCGGGCCTTGGAGATTCTTCAGGATGAGGCCGCCAGAGCCATGAGACTCTCTGGCATCACCCGTATCGAGGATATTGATTCGTCTTTGCTGTTCACAAGTGAATGCGGCTCGTAG
- a CDS encoding nuclear transport factor 2 family protein, with product MQKSDPVDTVTKLFYFLDERRYQDILALFVPDGKWLRKDKWRIGRDDILASLNERPATQIVRHVITNTHVESKTEDRVTVRAYMLSYTFDDGSMHPLPVDLAGPSKLFVLESDVMRVDDVWKIVSQSSHVEFNFRK from the coding sequence ATGCAGAAATCCGATCCAGTCGACACTGTCACCAAGCTTTTCTATTTTCTGGACGAGCGCAGATACCAGGATATCCTGGCTTTGTTTGTGCCCGATGGCAAATGGCTGCGCAAGGATAAGTGGCGTATCGGACGTGACGATATTCTTGCTTCGCTCAACGAGAGGCCTGCAACCCAGATTGTTCGTCACGTAATCACGAACACCCATGTCGAGTCAAAGACAGAAGACAGAGTGACGGTCAGGGCCTATATGCTCAGTTATACGTTCGATGATGGGTCGATGCACCCGCTTCCGGTCGATCTCGCTGGCCCGTCCAAGCTGTTTGTACTGGAAAGTGACGTGATGCGGGTTGATGACGTGTGGAAAATTGTTTCTCAGTCGAGTCACGTGGAATTCAACTTCCGGAAATGA
- a CDS encoding TauD/TfdA dioxygenase family protein, with protein sequence MEKMMRIVPNHAVLGAQVQEIDLARPLNKETFEALMMALGQHGVLEFPDQDLTTVGLKQFSANFGELWVSPGGRAQDPEHPEVMFLSNMKEDGKPLGLADAGQSWHTDMSYARMIALANVLYGIEVPHDASGTPLGDTQFLNMHKVYEDLPESIKKQLEGKTITHDFNKFWEMMRQRPGSTRPPLGEKEKAARPPVQHPAFLTHPITGKKVLYANPGYAMFVNDMPREQSDELLQYLFEFQTQPEYLYSHQWKKRSVLMWDNIGTTHNAVADYTPEQHRFMKRCQVMATRFYGAQGTAHPIMFKSTGVPA encoded by the coding sequence ATGGAGAAAATGATGAGAATAGTTCCTAATCATGCAGTGCTCGGCGCTCAGGTGCAGGAGATAGACCTTGCCAGACCGCTGAACAAGGAAACGTTCGAGGCCCTGATGATGGCGCTCGGTCAACATGGTGTGCTCGAGTTTCCTGATCAGGATCTCACCACGGTCGGACTCAAACAGTTCAGCGCGAATTTCGGGGAGCTCTGGGTGAGCCCCGGAGGTCGTGCCCAGGATCCGGAACATCCTGAAGTCATGTTTCTGAGCAATATGAAGGAAGACGGCAAACCACTGGGCTTGGCCGATGCCGGTCAGTCTTGGCACACTGACATGTCCTATGCGCGCATGATTGCCTTGGCCAATGTGCTCTATGGAATCGAAGTTCCACATGATGCATCTGGTACACCCTTGGGTGACACGCAGTTTCTGAACATGCACAAGGTGTATGAGGATCTGCCCGAGTCCATTAAAAAACAGTTGGAAGGCAAGACGATCACCCATGACTTCAACAAGTTCTGGGAGATGATGCGCCAGCGACCAGGCAGCACCAGACCGCCACTCGGAGAAAAGGAGAAGGCCGCCAGACCGCCGGTACAACACCCGGCATTTCTCACCCATCCGATCACTGGCAAGAAAGTTCTTTACGCCAACCCGGGTTATGCCATGTTCGTGAATGACATGCCCCGGGAGCAGAGCGATGAGCTGTTGCAATACTTGTTCGAGTTTCAGACTCAACCAGAGTATCTGTACTCTCATCAGTGGAAGAAACGCTCGGTTCTGATGTGGGACAACATTGGGACGACCCACAATGCAGTGGCAGATTACACCCCTGAGCAACACCGTTTCATGAAGCGTTGCCAGGTCATGGCAACCCGGTTTTACGGTGCGCAAGGAACAGCTCACCCCATCATGTTCAAGTCAACAGGAGTGCCAGCATGA